The following proteins are co-located in the Vigna angularis cultivar LongXiaoDou No.4 chromosome 2, ASM1680809v1, whole genome shotgun sequence genome:
- the LOC108327320 gene encoding secreted RxLR effector protein 161-like has protein sequence MLDYKEATTPIATNCYLDHDEAGKNVDQKMYRGMIMSLLYLTASRPDIMHSVCLCARFQSSPKESHLTVVKRILKYLKGTKSLRLWYPNGTNIFLEGYSDSDFGGCKLDRKSTSDICHLLGSSLVSWHSKKQACVALSTTEAEYKAAGSCCAQSL, from the coding sequence ATGTTGGATTACAAGGAAGCTACAACTCCCATTGCTACAAACTGCTACTTAGATCATGATGAAGCTGGTAAGAACGTTGATCAAAAGATGTACAGAGGTATGATCATGTCTTTGTTATATCTAACTGCCAGTAGACCTGACATCATGCACAGTGTATGTCTTTGTGCTAGATTTCAGTCTTCACCTAAAGAATCACACCTAACTGTtgtaaaaagaattttgaaatacctCAAAGGAACAAAAAGTCTTAGACTATGGTATCCAAACggtacaaatatttttcttgaaggtTATAGTGATTCTGACTTTGGAGGTTGTAAGCTAGATAGAAAGAGCACTAGTGACATTTGTCATCTACTTGGATCTTCTTTAGTctcttggcattcaaagaaacaagcttgtgtgGCATTATCCACCACAGAAGCTGAATATAAAGCAGCTGGTAGTTGTTGTGCTCAGTCTCTTTAG